Proteins encoded in a region of the Planococcus citri chromosome 1, ihPlaCitr1.1, whole genome shotgun sequence genome:
- the LOC135843279 gene encoding uncharacterized protein LOC135843279 has product MWRIYFTERVGMDTGTLISHSEGVSCTNKNTTIFDDEDPDDPKEVDLVEEKVDDDDEEDDDERDDDERDDDERDDDAKDNNDEKCDDNDINDSDYDLENDDYNYSSDESYTTDDDISDHDD; this is encoded by the coding sequence ATGTGGCGTATCTATTTCACAGAACGTGTTGGAATGGATACAGGAACATTAATATCACACAGCGAAGGGGTGTCTTGcacaaataaaaataccacAATATTCGATGACGAGGATCCTGATGATCCAAAAGAAGTGGACCTAGTAGAAGAAAAAgttgacgatgacgatgaagaaGACGACGATGAACGAGACGACGATGAACGAGACGACGATGAACGAGACGACGATGCAAAAGACAATAACGACGAAAAATGTGATGACAACGATATAAATGATAGCGATTATGACCTCGAAAATGACGATTACAACTATTCCAGCGACGAAAGTTATACCACAGATGATGACATTAGTGATCATGACGATTAA
- the LOC135845825 gene encoding uncharacterized protein LOC135845825: protein MGNSPSTSQNEIPDNLARIGSDVVEKCQRTRFILKLKVYPWILFDFLNFWSSIPRSTFCFDSLKLVESSRHDKSLTNQIKRIVEAMAVTEAEAERIVSMIKYDLVEALQRFDSYAFGLRSGSDTDSYLFEAMERLQCVGSYRNGLCSDDSDVDLHFCLENREKGGFLSGYQRTQETIYYMKLLLQVLRRMEELLRASKSFTKVYLLGASPLFTYVYYSYTHKEEVPLPLMPLLTMYHPVSGKKVDISSNPTSITSTELMKFYVLSNRNVKYLTLYLKHLLKVYDLHGTDKITTTILFWLVVFFMQRMDLLPSVFDARKLRKKIERYDNGWDHSVPDIEKTNSTTDFEELFPLLLNFLKFYREFGFSQYVICPLIGREIPIHSFKNLQFKHRAFNVYVEKLRKHEISTGFPISYINLQDPTIHCDNLAEQTSENVLNSFKILCDRLLENFTAEDGYQKEYLEDYLPCDLRLENSWYLLTQCYTLYLSFDRDSQGSLKNAIRAVMEDILGFNCECIVPMNGDRGKNDEDVSYTYFQLSASAETWRNPFIRRIFKLSDIPKDINVAEMPIPIRIVSEVNVLKKSTKIMVESNRHLHNFLKSHLRESLTSVLMKNWFDRFLKICIIGIFFLSFAISLTFGCYLIFDQILVIFKGIIVGYTVLTIFSLCHLVLYFHDLDRRRNKQQEQAT from the exons atgggtaattCGCCTTCAACTTCGCAAAATGAAATACCAGACA atttagCACGTATCGGTTCAGATGTGGTTGAAAAGTGTCAACGAACTCGTTTTATTTTGAAGCTGAAAGTATATCCGtggattttatttgattttttgaatttctggtcTTCGATACCAAGAAGCACATTTTGTTTCGATTCCCTTAAATTAGTTGAATCA AGTAGGCATGACAAGTCATTGACTAATCAAATTAAGAGAATCGTAGAAGCTATGGCCGTAACGGAAGCAGAAGCTGAACGTATTGTTTCAATGATAAAATATGATTTGGTGGAGGCACTTCAGCGTTTTGACTCATATGCATTTGGATTGCGGAGTGGTAGCGATACAGATTCATATTTGTTTGAGGCGATGGAGCGTTTGCAATGTGTCGGCTCATATAGAAATGGATTGTGCAGTGATGATAGCGATGTGGatttacattttt GTTTGGAAAATAGAGAAAAAGGCGGATTCTTATCGGGTTACCAACGTACCCAAGAGACGATATATTACATGAAGCTATTATTACAAGTACTACGACGAATGGAGGAATTACTACGAGCATCAAAATCATTCACCAAAGTATATTTACTAGGAGCATCTCCATTATTCACCTATGTATATTATAGTTATACACATAAAGAAGAAGTACCGTTACCATTGATGCCGTTACTCACAATGTATCATCCCGTTTCcggaaaaaaagttgatatatcTAGTAATCCGACCAGTATCACGAGTaccgaattgatgaaattctacgTTCTTAGTAATAGAAACGTGAAATATTTGACTCTGTATCTGAAACATTTATTGAAAGTGTATGACCTACACGGTACAGACAAAATTACCACAACCATTTTATTTTGGTTGGTTGTTTTCTTCATGCAACGTATGGATTTATTACCGTCCGTATTCGACGCACGAAAACtgcggaaaaaaattgaacgttatGATAACGGTTGGGATCACAGCGTTCCTGATATTGAAAAAACGAATTCGACAACCGATTTCGAAGAACTATTTCCGCtgttacttaattttttaaaattttacagagaATTTGGTTTCTCTCAGTACGTAATCTGCCCGTTAATTGGACGCGAAATTCCGAttcattcttttaaaaatttacagtttAAACACCGAGCGTTTAACGTTTATGtggagaaattgagaaaacaCGAGATCAGTACTGGTTTTCCCATAAGTTACATTAATCTTCAAGATCCGACAATTCATTGTGACAATTTAGCCGAACAGACTAGTGAAAATGTTCTCAACTCGTTCAAGATATTGTGCGATCGTCTCCTCGAAAATTTCACTGCAGAAGATGGATATCAAAAAGAATACTTGGAAGACTATTTACCTTGTGACTTGCGTCTTGAAAACAGCTGGTATTTGCTCACACAGTGCTATACATTGTATTTAAGTTTCGATCGAGATTCCCAAGGAAGCTTGAAGAATGCCATTCGTGCTGTAATGGAGGATATTTTGGGTTTTAATTGCGAGTGTATTGTTCCAATGAACGGCgataggggaaaaaatgatgaagatgTTTCGTACACCTATTTTCAACTATCGGCAAGTGCGGAAACATGGCGAAATCCGTTCATTCgtcgaattttcaagttgagtgATATTCCTAAGGATATAAATGTAGCTGAAATGCCGATTCCTATTCGCATTGTTAGTGAAgtaaatgtgttgaaaaaaagtacgaaGATCATGGTGGAAAGCAATCGGCATTTgcataactttttaaaatcacacTTGCGTGAAAGTTTGACATCtgtattaatgaaaaattggttcgacagatttttaaaaatttgtattattgggatattttttctatcttttgcAATTTCTCTAACGTTTGGATGTTATTTAATATTCGATcagattttggtaatttttaaggGTATTATTGTTGGGTACACAGTTCTAACGATATTTTCATTGTGTCATCTAGTCCTATATTTTCACGATCTAGATAGGAGGAGAAACAAGCAACAGGAACAAGCAACTTGA